In the Brassica napus cultivar Da-Ae chromosome A7, Da-Ae, whole genome shotgun sequence genome, one interval contains:
- the LOC106357007 gene encoding germin-like protein subfamily T member 3: protein MVTYHHHKHHHISLAMANVPQISSSILLTLCFTLFTTPALSDYLNPLQDFCVADLQATPSNTGYPCKSQVTSEDFFYSGLGTPLNTSNPKGVAANRANLMTFPGLNTMGISMYNVAVAPGVANPPHSHPGVTEAGIVVEGSVLIGFLTNNYTLYSKVAGPGDMFVIPPGLIHYEMNVGKTEARLLTVVASEWPSEVLVPHTLFLAKPAIPDFVLEKIFKTDGKTINMLRTKLTN from the coding sequence ATGGTGACTTATCATCATCACAAACATCATCATATCTCCCTAGCAATGGCTAATGTTCCAcaaatatcttcttcaatcctccTTACACTCTGCTTCACTCTCTTCACGACTCCAGCCCTCTCAGACTACCTTAACCCCTTACAAGACTTCTGTGTAGCTGATCTCCAAGCTACCCCATCCAACACTGGCTACCCATGCAAGTCACAAGTCACCTCTGAAGATTTCTTCTACTCCGGCTTAGGCACTCCACTAAACACTTCAAACCCTAAAGGTGTAGCCGCTAATAGAGCAAACCTCATGACGTTTCCAGGACTTAACACGATGGGAATCTCCATGTACAACGTTGCAGTCGCCCCAGGAGTAGCTAACCCGCCTCACTCCCACCCTGGTGTGACCGAGGCAGGGATCGTGGTCGAAGGCTCGGTCTTGATTGGGTTCTTGACGAATAACTACACGTTGTACTCGAAGGTTGCTGGTCCTGGCGACATGTTTGTGATTCCTCCGGGACTCATTCACTATGAGATGAACGTTGGGAAAACGGAAGCTCGTCTTTTGACTGTGGTGGCTAGTGAGTGGCCTAGCGAGGTGCTTGTGCCGCACACTTTGTTTCTTGCGAAACCAGCGATTCCAGACTTtgttttggagaagattttcaAGACTGATGGTAAAACAATCAACATGCTCAGGACTAAGTTAACTAATTAA